One Acidobacteriota bacterium genomic region harbors:
- the rpoZ gene encoding DNA-directed RNA polymerase subunit omega: MYKLPPSVPSKYQFVLIAAERAKQLQQGAAPLVKTSHVKPTYRAIDELMHEKLEFEIRESPEPEYAETLNPDDTNG, encoded by the coding sequence ATGTATAAACTGCCCCCCAGCGTACCCAGCAAGTACCAGTTCGTGCTCATCGCCGCCGAGCGGGCGAAGCAGCTCCAGCAGGGTGCGGCCCCGCTGGTCAAAACCAGCCACGTCAAGCCCACCTACCGCGCCATCGACGAGCTGATGCACGAGAAGCTGGAGTTCGAGATCAGGGAAAGTCCCGAGCCGGAATACGCCGAAACCCTGAACCCTGACGACACCAACGGCTGA